The sequence below is a genomic window from Lolium perenne isolate Kyuss_39 chromosome 4, Kyuss_2.0, whole genome shotgun sequence.
gctacatgaagatacaagggcaacaatcgagcaacaagttcttcgtcaaacaacacgcctcaacatgaagaaaaaggcacggatcttcaatgaaggcgacctagtgtggatacatcttcgcaaggaccgtttccctcaagaaagaaactccaagctcaagccccgaggcgatggtcctttcaaggtcctcaagcgcatcaacgacaacgcttacgtcatcgacatacaaacatccaagtacttggtgagcaacacattcaatgtgtccgacctctcaccctatcatggcgatgaggagaacatagagtcgaggacgactctttcccaaggggggggagatgatacggggtggccttcggacaccaccgcctcaagaccgacaagccctcctcgtggtccaatgacacgagctcgagcccaaaccctacaccaagaggtgaattcgctcctctccacgtatgctttcgatacccctttggatggcttgctacttcatgccaataccctatgttcaatcaggtacattgaccaagacgcaagccatggagaccaagccaatggagagagaggaccggaacttccggccagatgccctcaagatgccttccagcgcccaggaaaaaggatccagccggaacttccgctccagaggaccggaacttccgcccaccggaacttccgctccagaggaccggaacttccgcccaccggaacttccgcccaagttccgcccaagttccgaaagtccgcgaaaaccatactggatgttactgcgggacaatggcggaattccggaacaaggccggaacttggccggaacttccgccccgaccggaacttccgcccctcaggaccagaacttccgcccctgaccggaacttccgcccatgatgaccggaacttccgccccatcgaacttcagcaagacagcacttttcagcgtgtaacttaacccttcgcccccacctataaatagccttgttggctcagatctgagattagacttgatgtgaaattaaacctgagcttagctcacccttgtgggaaccctacctagatctttgatcttgtacccacccgggctccttatcgactcgtgaagatctctttggtgacttctaccgtttgtttgatcttttgcttgcacttctacctatttggtcttttgcttgcacttctatcaaccttccggtcttttcacccttctagatcttgcgagcttcgatttatcgatctctttgcgggacttctaccggaaggtcttttctcgcaacctctatcgagttggtgtatcgggccaacgagggaaaaccggtttgtgtgcgtgtgtgtgttgtatccccacgattccccctcgcgttcttcgtgttcttcgcgttcatccacctacccccacgagttccacccaaatccgtgaagatcgggcacatccttgggcttagccctcatCACTACGTGTGAACCTCATAGCTAACGCTATGCGGTTGATTCCTATTTGACGCTCAACGCGTCTGTTATCTCTAGGACACGCACCCTCCATCGTACCAGCATGCCATTGTTGGGTTGGCCTCATAGGTGGTGGTCATTAAGAAGAAGATGAGCATGAGGAAGCAGAAGATGACTCACCCACCGCCTCGAAGATGGGGTGGCTAGAAGCAACGACGTCGGTACAAGCGAGAAAAGAACCTCCCCGAAAACAAGGACGACACATCTGTTTGCGGCGTCATCGGCGGAGGGAAGGAATGGAACTTAGAGTTCTGGGTAGGGAGGTCGGGTTCGAGCGTGGGGCTCATCAGAATTCGTTCTTAGGTTTTTCGGTATAGGATGTTCGCTGGAGACATCGGAGGTAGAGAGTTCAGATGGAGGTCTAGAATGGCGGAGGACCCGTGAAGGCGGCATCTCCTGCATGGGTGGGTGGGAGGCATGGCGGGAGAAACACGCCACGGGTAGCTGCAACAAGCAGTTAGGCTAACGGGGGACcaaggtgctggtgtggtgggGTGGTGGAGACGACCGTGTGGGGATTGAAGGTAAAAGTTGACCGCGTTATGATGGTGGGTTTTGGCACACTACATGGAGAGCGTGCATCGAGACCTTAGCCGACGGGTTTAGAACATCTCCACGGGAACACGAGGACACAAAATCGCCAGCCCAGCGGACGGACGCAAACGGGCCGAGGCAAGGAAACGACCCATTACATGCCTAAATTTGGGTTGGGAACGCGTCTGCGCGGACCGCGCGTGTGTCCTCCCGCTTCCGCAATGGACCACCCACAATTGATTCACAAATATAATTGGACCGATAGGGATTTTCATTAATACTTGGCAAAAAATAACCCATCTTTATATAGGGAGGGTTAACCTAAACTACAACAGCCCTATCTACTTGTTGTCGTACGCCCTGCCATGGCCGGGCTTACTTGCAGCCGCGTCGCCGGCCCCAACGGGGCCCAACATGGGCCCCAAGCCTCGCGCTCCTGCTGTCCGCGGAGGCGATCCACATCGTTTCAAACAGTTCGTCATGAGGAAGTTAAATTTTGAACGAAAATACATTTGCATTCGTTATATGTTCAAATTGAGGTCGATATTTAGTATCTATACACAAAATGTGTTGTTTATATACATGTAGCTAGGTCAGCTACAACTAAAATGAAACGTAGTAAAAATGAATCTACTAAGAATATCCCGTTGCGTCTCCCAAACCGTTCCCCAAACGGCGTCGGATTGagcatttgggggacgtgttccgttcgtgccgcgtttgggggatatcgctccccagtcgcgtcccccaaacgccgcccccaaacattaaaatactctttttttgttttttgtaattttatttcaataaagagaagaaaCATTCCATAAACtagctaatacataattgggaaggtGGTTTACACAAAGACATAGTTTGgaccatggttttccacaaactaatacatagtttgaactatggttgatacaaatataaaacattACAAAATAACTAAATCTAACTAGGTCGGGCATCGAAGGTTTCGTTTGTtcactgccaagaaagaacactcgagggcacatccagtcacccaaactggaaaatccagctgttgACGGTGCCCCTATTGGTTCTTccgaggaagaacaaccagaaacctccgtgcatattttcgctgcgaagaaacaacactcatcagtcgtcgtcctcctcggcgctgttgccgtggtagtgccggcggcaacgcgtctcgtcgaacaccttgacgctcatgtccctctcgccaaagtaggagaacatgagcacgaagccggcttcgaggcggtggtagcgcgcgaacttctcccagctgatgtggaggtacatcttgccgcgcgcgtcgtagatcacgtccacgatccaccggcagcagccgcagACATCCAGCCGATGTGTAGATagacgacggttaggttaaaattcaatgtgccgctgacgcgtcggtcccgccactccgcgcctcgcttttcggtgtgtccgacgtccccggagcgtcccctgtgtagcggggatggGCTCAGGGCGCGAGACACCGTAccaggccgcgccggacaaaaaacggttttgggggacgcggctaaaacgtttttttgtccggcatgccccaaatccctttggagaACGGTTTGAGGGTGcaactagagatgctctaatgtgGATGAGTGGGTGGGCAGGCCGGTGAATCCCGCGTTTCCAGATACAAACTAAAAGAAACGGCACAATATTATGTTGCGGGTGCCTGCAATAGAAATAGAAACCGTCTGCGGGTGCAATCAACCGTCTGTGAACACAAAAGTTGTGGGCCATGGTGAGATGAAGCTACTCCGCAAAAGAATTTGGAATCGGGCAAACATATACGAATATCTTGACTAGATTCAGATAAAAAAATTCAAACGGGACACGAAATTGCCATTTAAATATTTGACTAAACCAGAAACTGTTCATGGAAAGTGATTCGTAGCATTAATACATATCTTTTTCGTGTTTAACATATTTCAAACCGATCCACCGTTTTATAGATCGGAAAGGACTAAAATAATGATTAGTGGCAAGTTTAAGTAGATATCCAGCCATGAAGGTCCACTTTCGCTCTCTTCAGATCGTGCCTAGGAAGAAACGGCTGAATCCAACGTTCCTCTTAAGCCATGTTTTGCCTACATCTAAGCTGCTTTGAGACCATGTTGTAAAATATTTTTTGTTATGGGCTACCAAACAACCGATTTTTGACCCATCACATGTGAGCTTGTCCATTGTGAGCAACCAATCACACCCTACTTCATGGTTGATCCATCGTGGTGCCAATGTAATGTACTGAATAGTGGAAGAAGGGCAGCCTAGAGAGTAGAACTTCGTAACTATTGATGGATCTACCGTAGTACAATATACTTGAGCCAAGCAAATAAAGCAAATCGAGAGGAGAGGATAACTGATCGAGTCGAGTAGTGTGAGCGCCATGGCATATTGGCATTGCATTCCAAGCTTCTCACTGTACCACCCGCAGCAGCAGCAAGATCTGGAGGAAGATGTAGGAAGTTCCCCCGATGGTGGCGTACCGGAGCTTGCTCTCCCCCTCCACGTCGGCGAAGTCGCCGTCGACGGACTTGCTGAACCCGCCGGCGAGCCACCCCACGTTCTTGTACCCGTCGTCGTGCAGCATCCTCACAGCAATCAGCGACCTTGAAACAGTTGGCGAGCCAGCGAAAAGCTTCATCAGTCAACATGTCCAGGAAAACAAaatgtatatatatatgcatCGTGCGTGCCACTCAGCTATTCCGTTTATCACCGCAGCGAGCAAAGCTATGATCTTTGACTAACTGCTACACTAGTTTACTTGCCTGAGGCCTTCGCCGCATGCGACGAGCAGCTTGGCGTCCTTCCCGGggacgacggcggcgacgtcgTCGAGGAAGCGGTTGTTCATCTTGGTGAAGGACTGCCCGGTCCAGAGCCCGATGTAGCCCAGGTGGACCCACTTCTTGAGGAGCGTCACCGGGCTCATGTCGTCGTCGGATATGAATAGCGGCACGTGGACGGAGCCCCGAACAGCGGCGCGGCCGTGCTCCCAGGCCGGCCGGATGTCCAGCAGCTGGAAGCCCTCGGCGCTCATGGCCTCAGCCGCGTCCCTCGGCCGGACGGCCTTCACCGCGCCGGATTGCACCAGCTCCTTTGCCCCTCCAGCCCACGACTTCGCCTGCGCCCTGACACGAGAGCGAGAGACGCCTGTGGAGGCGGAGGAGAAACAGGCGGCCGCCGTCGCCGCAGCACCCATTGCCATGGCCACCACCGCCTGGTTTAGTCAGCTCTGCTCTTCCCCGCGCTTGGTACGCACCCCTGCCTGGGAAGGATACGTTTCCAGGTGTCTTATCCACATGATTTTCTAGGTTCGATCAGCACCGTTGGGAAAGCGGGGTGCTTACATTCTTGACCGCACGATCACTCTAACAGAGCAGACGGCAACGAGACCCAGCCCAAGCAAGGCGACTATGAAATTTTGTGATTCTTCTAGAAGTCAAAAATTCTTAGATCTTAGACAAATCGATCTATCTAGCTAGCTATCATTTCACAGCATGATAATACAACATGTGTTCATGCACAGCACATGCTCACCGAGCCTGCCGGCCAGCCGGGAGCTGGCTAGACGAACTCGAAGCTCATGAGGAGCTTGACGCTCTTGAACTTAAAGCCCTGGTGGTCGAAGAGTGGCACGGTGCGGACCCCTGGCCACAGCTCCGACACCGGCAGCACGGTCTGCCCGCCGAAATCATCCTCGTTCACGTCGTACTCGTGCACCTCCACCCGGACCAGCGCGATCTCCGGTACCGTCAGCTGGAAGGTGAACTGCTCTTCCCACACCGGGACCCAGCTATCCTCCACGACTCTCGTCTTCTTCATCGTCGAGTCTGACGGAACTCCGGCAATGCCCACCTGCTCGTTGAGGGGATTTCGAAAAGCAATCAGCAATGCGTCAGGTTTGGTGTCACTCAGTTTTATCTTTAGTTGGCTGTGAGTTAATTGTATTAACTTGGCACGTCAAATTGCATTCAAATTGCAGTGGTTCTGGCAATACCTTTACATAGAAATCTGGAGGAGAATATGAATCGAAATGTGTCTGCTTAAAGTCCTGCTGCCAACCGTCACCCATGTACACTTTCACCTGAGGAACAAGTAGCCAAGTGAAACCCACTTCTACATTTCAGATAGAAAAGCAAAGGAATGTGTTATGTACCTTGAGTGTTGTCTTCACTGGTAGATCTGCTGTCGGATCGAAAACCTTTCCATCCGGACAAGTTTGCATCAAGAAGTCTGGTTTCTTCACATAGCCACAGCCTCCATTGGCTTTGTAGAATCCATTCATCAACCAAAGGGCTCTTCCATATCCCTGCAAAAATAAAATGTCAGGCCTTATACTATCGACAACTGAAGAGCACACAGTTAGGGACCATCATAGCAAATAGCAGAGGAACTGTTTCCTTAAGGAAAAAATATGCACCATAACGCAACCAATTAAGGCAATTCATCCCCAGAAACTAGACATCTGTAAGCTGTAGGAATTCAGTCCAACTATAATCTCTTGCTAACATCATAACCTGCATATTGAACGCCACCATTTGAGCACCATGCACCCAGCCTAGAAATGGATTGTAGTTGGATGAATTGAAGCGGGTTCCCTTTGGGTATATCCTCAGTAGATTTCTTTGCGTAAAGCTGCTTGTAGCAAACAGGATGAGCACTTCAGTAATAAAAAAGAAGTGGATAAACATAGTTTCaatgcacaaaaatgcaatagtaTGATTGTCTCCCTCCAATGTTTGCTGAGCAATTCAATAGTAGACGGACCTCACTATGTTGGGACCATGGCGTGCTGCCACTTTTGCAAGTTCTTGCTCGCTCAAACTTAGACGCCTAACTTTGTCTGGGTCACTCTTTAAGGCGTCAACAACAGAACCCTTTGGCTTTCCTGCCTTGATAGTAATCAGGTGCTTATACTCCAGTGGCGCATTCTTGCGGGCTttcttctcatcttcatccacatcTCTTTCACGGTATAATAGATCGTCCTGATGCTGTTAGAGCACCATTTTGTAAGTCCCGACATACAAATGTTGAGGTAAAAAAAGGAAGAAATGTTTTGTGTAACTTTAATCAAGTACCTTGTTGGCATCTTGCAACTCATCCTGAATATCTGGAACTTCTCTGCCCCATGCTGATTCTTCATTTTCTCCTTTGCTAAATTTTGGCACTGTACCTCTATCTTTCATAGTGCCACCCTTTGCTTCAAGGTACTCCTTTGGGGGCTTCGTTGACAGGAGGACACGCCCCTTCAGTGCTTCCGGTGAAGGAAATTCTTGAAGATGTTTTGATTCAGGATAGTACAGGATATctccaaatacttcaaggaccatCTAAATAGAATTCAGAACTAGGCACGAGAGAATCAAATGCACCAAGATGTTAATCATATAAAGAAAATACAATTACCTTAGCTACTTTTGCCTGAAGATCAGATGTAAGGTGGTCTTCTAatgtaataataacaggatagggAGATGCAACAAAGGCATATTCTTTAATGGATGTCAAACATTTCAAAAGTGATACTGGGGCCGTAAGTGTCCTGCGAAGAGTCAAAGGAAAAGAATGAAGTCATAGCATATGGAGTAACCTTTGTAGTACAATTTACTTGCAACAACTTGATGTTGAAAAATTCTCTCTTCAAGGAAGGATTTGACAAGCGTACCTTCCATGGAGAATGTCAATGTCATCTTTAGAAGAATTTGGCCACATGTCTAATTCAATTACACGGACACCTATTTGTAGTGCCTTGATGATGGGAGCATCACTACAATCACTGCTAAGTTGATTGCCAGTAAGATATGAGTTGTGTCCGGTGTATATGAAATAATGGGACAATGGTGCATTCATGTTGTGATGGACCTGGGGACACGAGATTTACAGTCAACGGACATCTCAAACAATATTGCACAGCACACTCTAAGTTATATCAAAATTCAAAACGAAGCTTGTCATGCTAGCCGCAACAGATAgttaccagtaaataaataagagCAAATAATGGCAAACAGAATATTTACATAAAGCTAGTCACCAGACTTTGGAGAAATTCAGTTATTTTCTCTACTAAAGTGGTATCATTGATTCAGTAATACAGCCATCAGCTTCCTGCACGCGATGCATCATGACACAACATTCCAACAGTTAGGCAAGGCAATGCAGTGACGTTTCAGAAACAGTTAATTGGTATGCATTTGTGTTTTGTTACAGTTATGCTAGATAGTTTTTTTTTACAGTCAACAGACATGTCAAACCACATAGCACACTCCAAGTTACATCAACATTCAAAGCGAAGGTTCTCATGCTAGTCGCAACAGATAGTTGGCAGTAAATAAATAAGAGCACATAATGGCAAACCGAATATTCAGATAAAGCCAGTAAATAAATAAGAGCAGATAATGGCAAACAGAATATTAGCCATATCAGAGTTTGGAGAAATTCAGTTATTTTCTCAACTAAAGTGGTCTCCGTAATTCAGTATAACAGTCATCAGCCTGCTGAGCATGATGCATCATGACACAACAACATTCCAACAGTTGGGCAAGGCAATGCAGTAACGTTTCAGAAACAGTTAATTTGcatgcatttatgttttgttgcAGTTGTGCTAAATAGCTTTGATGCAGCATCAAAACATCTCACACTAGAGTGGACATTTGCACCACGGTTGGAATTATGTTTCGGAACCAAGCAAAACAGGATTTCTGTGTCATACACATGATCCTTTGATAGCGCCAATGGCTGGAAATATATATTCAAATGACAGAGCAGTTCGCCAAGCACAAATTCCTTTCGAAATTGCAGTAATCGGTGATGCGGCAAATGCCGCCAATTCACCACATTGTGTAAACTGCGTGTGGATGCACATCCAAACCCACAATTGAGTAATTGACACGcacaaaaaataaataaaaagatATATGTCAGGCGACATTTGGGAACACCAGCGGATTGCTACCTTGGCCTGGCGGATGGGCGGGTTGAGCTCCTCGGAGAAGAGGAAGCTGTGGAAGTCGTCGACGGTGAGTGCCGGCTTCCCGAAACGCGGGGTGCGGCTGCGGCCCTGGAGGATCCGGTCCACGATCCGCTCCGCCGCGTCCATCTCCGCATCGCCGCCGGCGTCCGGCTCCCCGGTGGCGGCGAGGTAGCGGCGGAGCTCGTCGACGCCCATGTACGGCGTGCCGCCGGAGAAGCGCGAGAAGAGCGTGCGCACGTCCTCCGGCGTGGACGCCTCGCCCGGCGCGAACCTGCGCGTGAAGAAGATGCAGCACTTGTACGTCCCCATCTCCGCCGCCTCTGCCTCGCCGCCCGATCCCCCTGGATCGCCAGGTTTTCTCTCCTGGTTTGCTCCCCGGCGTGTGGGGGTGGGCGGATAATTTTTCCTCTCCATTTTGGGATTCCTCGTTCCCGCATTGCGAGTTTTTAGGGGCGATTCGAAGGTGGCGTCCGGCCTGGGGGTGGAAGGAGAGGACAGGAGACGGAGAGGCGAGTTTTAGAAGTTTAATTAActaatttaatttaattaaataaTGGGGAGGAAACTGACAGGTGGGACTACTACTAACGTTTCTCAGTACAGCCTAGCCGATAAGGGTATAAATGGATATGCCAAGAATCTTGAGTCCATTTAAAAAAATCCATATCCGGTTCTTTTCTGCGAAAATTTCAATAATACAAAGTAttctaaaagtaataaaaattacaaataaaTTATTGAACCACCTAGCGATGACTTATTAAACAGGAAAAATAAGGATAACCAGATAGCACCCCATATCATTGATGGCATTATCCTTCCGGAGCCCGAGGCCTCTTCATCTTTAATGAAGGATGGTCACCCGGAGCTAGTGGCCTTTACAGCGTTGGTGGCGGCCCTCGCGGCCTTGCGTTTTTTCTTAGCGTTCGTAAAATTTCGCGTCATTTTAGATATAGCTTTTTTTTTAGAATCAATACGATgtttggtggttaggagggtggttgtacccccagcccaccagagttcaaaccctagGTTTGATATATGTGTGTTCCATAAATGCGGAAtaatcattcagtgggaggcgacgttcccgtcgacagcgagacaTCTGTGGTGACTTTCGTCAATTTCAAAATCCAATCTGCCGGCTCAGTCttctggaggtgctcataggagtagggtgtgcgtgtgtgcgttcataggagtgcgtgtatgtgagcgtctatatttgtactgtgtttctcaaaaaaaaaaaaaaatagcttCCTTCTGTTCTGGGTAGTGTGAGCTTGCCATCCATGTCGCACAGCTTCTACACTACGCCATGCACCCTGCATACTTGCTCATGATGCCATGTCGCAGTGGATACATCCAATCACCCTATGATCTTCCAGCTCTTCCTCCTGCCGCCGATCGAGCTGCTCAAAATACTTGAGGTCAAACGAGGAGGGGGTCTCATAAGGTTGATCTTGGCCAGAAGTAGTtgtaagactagtcatagtggggagtaatatATAGTGTTGTAATGCATATGACATTACTCTATGTTACTATCTTTATAATACATACtagtaacttagatgtagtaTCATGCATGAGTATAGTAATTAGCTTGTATAATCTATCTTgaaaagtgtgatgttatggtaacatactgTAGCTAGTTAACACaatcatctctttcttcatttaatatGATGTCATGTCATCAATTTGCATATAGTTAGCAATGCATGtagctctatgttactaccttagtTACTCCTACTATAAGTAGTCTAATGATACGCTACCCTTATATATAGTGTTGGTAATTAGTGACAATCCCTATAAACAAATATTTTCATTGGGTTTATACAAAGGAATATTTCATAACTAATGCTTATAGTAGATGTGTTGGATTTAAGTATGGAGGTCATGAAAATAAATATATGCCTTAAATGTTGGCATCAAAATCATTTGAAGAGAAGAATGTGATATGATTAAGAAaaagaaatgaagaaaacctTGAGTAGTATTTTCCTTGCCAGTTGTCATGGAACAGTGCGTTTGCAATTGCAAGTGCATTGTAAACTTTGGGAGAATCAGAAAACCAGCAACTTTGGGCATATTGACAACTCCCGCTTATAAAGATATTAATAACAGCGACATTCACTGGGCAACAGCATATCAAATACCAAGTGATCTGACAAAACAGCACCAAAAGGGACTTGCATTCTTTCAGAAAGGAGAACCGTCGATCAGATGCTATATGCAAGCATTAACTATAAATGACTACTATCAACTGCTATCACATCTCAACAATCCAGATGTTCTCAACACTTTCATCCCCATCAGACCTACGAGGAAAGTGCTTCTCTACATCCCATACAGTTGCACAGTCTCTCTCAGCATTGAACGTGATAAAGTCCACAAGCTGGGGAAATTTATAATCCCAGTGATCATCTCCATTTCCAATCTCGTCATTCTTACTGTTCTCCAATCCACCATGGTG
It includes:
- the LOC127295847 gene encoding phosphoinositide phospholipase C 2; translation: MERKNYPPTPTRRGANQERKPGDPGGSGGEAEAAEMGTYKCCIFFTRRFAPGEASTPEDVRTLFSRFSGGTPYMGVDELRRYLAATGEPDAGGDAEMDAAERIVDRILQGRSRTPRFGKPALTVDDFHSFLFSEELNPPIRQAKVHHNMNAPLSHYFIYTGHNSYLTGNQLSSDCSDAPIIKALQIGVRVIELDMWPNSSKDDIDILHGRTLTAPVSLLKCLTSIKEYAFVASPYPVIITLEDHLTSDLQAKVAKMVLEVFGDILYYPESKHLQEFPSPEALKGRVLLSTKPPKEYLEAKGGTMKDRGTVPKFSKGENEESAWGREVPDIQDELQDANKHQDDLLYRERDVDEDEKKARKNAPLEYKHLITIKAGKPKGSVVDALKSDPDKVRRLSLSEQELAKVAARHGPNIVSFTQRNLLRIYPKGTRFNSSNYNPFLGWVHGAQMVAFNMQGYGRALWLMNGFYKANGGCGYVKKPDFLMQTCPDGKVFDPTADLPVKTTLKVKVYMGDGWQQDFKQTHFDSYSPPDFYVKVGIAGVPSDSTMKKTRVVEDSWVPVWEEQFTFQLTVPEIALVRVEVHEYDVNEDDFGGQTVLPVSELWPGVRTVPLFDHQGFKFKSVKLLMSFEFV
- the LOC127295849 gene encoding rhodanese-like domain-containing protein 10; this translates as MAMGAAATAAACFSSASTGVSRSRVRAQAKSWAGGAKELVQSGAVKAVRPRDAAEAMSAEGFQLLDIRPAWEHGRAAVRGSVHVPLFISDDDMSPVTLLKKWVHLGYIGLWTGQSFTKMNNRFLDDVAAVVPGKDAKLLVACGEGLRSLIAVRMLHDDGYKNVGWLAGGFSKSVDGDFADVEGESKLRYATIGGTSYIFLQILLLLRVVQ